A stretch of the Theileria equi strain WA chromosome 1, complete sequence genome encodes the following:
- a CDS encoding histone deacetylase, putative (encoded by transcript BEWA_017550A), with protein MDKRVSYFYDPDVGSYYYGPGHPMKPQRIRMAHALVLSYDLYRHMEIFRPHKAVEPELLSFHDSEYVHFLSGVSPENYRDFTYQLKRFNVGEATDCPVFDGLYVFQQSCSGASIDAAYRLNNQQADICINWSGGLHHAKRSEASGFCYLNDIVLGILELLKYHARVMYIDIDVHHGDGVEEAFYVTHRVMTVSFHKFGNFFPGTGDVTDVGVSSGKYYSVNVPLNDGMDDDSFVDLFKVVVGKCVEVYCPGAIVLQCGADSLTGDRLGRFNLTIKGHAACVQFVRSLNIPLLVLGGGGYTIRNVARCWAYETGIILDKHEDMSNQISLNDYYDYYAPDFQLHLTPSQMTNYNTPEHLERIKTKILENLKYVERAPGVQFAHVPQDFLRPDDDVDEIEQSEVFDEGGGLTIFKRRDPETPPIYSNHKLRRKDAKNEYYDLPDRDQQIPI; from the coding sequence ATGGATAAGCGCGTATCATACTTTTATGACCCAGATGTGGGTAGTTATTATTATGGCCCTGGGCATCCTATGAAGCCTCAGAGAATTCGCATGGCACATGCTTTGGTCTTGAGTTATGATTTGTATCGCCATATGGAAATTTTTCGTCCTCACAAGGCTGTGGAACCTGAGTTACTTTCTTTTCATGATAGTGAGTACGTCCACTTCCTATCAGGAGTTAGCCCTGAGAATTACAGGGATTTTACATACCAACTAAAGCGTTTTAACGTGGGCGAGGCTACTGATTGCCCAGTTTTTGACGGTCTTTACGTGTTCCAGCAATCTTGCAGTGGTGCTTCGATAGATGCTGCCTATCGCCTAAATAACCAACAAGCTGATATTTGTATCAATTGGTCTGGCGGATTGCATCACGCGAAGAGATCTGAGGCATCAGGATTTTGTTACTTGAATGATATAGTACTCGGTATTCTAGAacttttgaaatatcatGCGAGAGTCATGTATATTGATATAGATGTACATCATGGAGATGGCGTAGAAGAGGCCTTCTATGTAACCCACCGTGTAATGACTGTTAGCTTTCATAAGTTTGGAAACTTTTTCCCCGGTACTGGAGATGTTACTGACGTTGGTGTCTCTTCGGGTAAATATTATAGCGTGAACGTTCCATTGAATGATGGTATGGATGATGATAGTTTCGTGGATCTCTTTAAAGTAGTCGTGggaaaatgtgtagaggTATATTGCCCTGGTGCAATAGTTTTACAATGCGGAGCAGATTCACTTACTGGAGACCGTCTTGGACGTTTCAATTTGACAATCAAGGGACATGCGGCTTGCGTCCAGTTTGTACGTTCTTTGAACATCCCGTTGTTGGTATTGGGTGGCGGTGGCTATACAATAAGAAATGTTGCGCGTTGCTGGGCATATGAAACGGGTATTATACTTGACAAACACGAGGATATGTCTAACCAGATATCACTCAATGATTATTACGATTACTATGCTCCAGATTTTCAATTGCATCTCACTCCTTCACAGATGACTAATTACAACACTCCGGAGCATCTTGAAAGgataaagacaaagatACTGGAGAATCTAAAGTATGTGGAAAGGGCACCAGGTGTACAGTTTGCACACGTTCCACAGGATTTCTTACGGCCAGATGACGATGTAGACGAAATAGAACAATCCGAAGTCTTTGACGAAGGTGGTGGCCTCACTATTTTCAAAAGAAGGGACCCCGAAACACCCCCAATCTATAGCAACCACAAACTTAGGAGGAAGGACGCAAAGAATGAGTATTATGACCTCCCAGATAGGGATCAACAGATTCCAATATAG
- a CDS encoding yippee zinc binding protein family member protein (encoded by transcript BEWA_017560A) yields the protein MGKLFERYLEGNDVYECKGCGIHLTTSRELISTSFRGRTGPAWLFTKVVNISEGPFEECMLTTGQHTIVDIYCNNCGSNLGWKYEEAIEDSQKYKKGKYILEKALLKINNPNQNYGEEDTSDD from the exons ATGGGTAAACTGTTCGAACGTTATCTGGAAGGTAACGATGTATATGA GTGCAAGGGCTGTGGAATCCATCTAACTACATCCAGGGAGCTTATTTCTACTAGTTTCAGAGGGCGTACTGGTCCTGCATGGCTATTTACAAA AGTTGTGAATATTTCTGAGGGTCCATTTGAGGAATGTATGCTAACAACAGGTCAACACACAATCGTAGACATATACTGTAACAACTGTGGGTCCAACCTAG GGTGGAAATATGAAGAAGCGATAGAAGACTCCCAGAAATACAAGAAAGGGAAATACATATTGGAAAAG GCTCTACTCAAAATCAACAATCCAAACCAAAACTATGGCGAAGAAGATACCTCAGACGACTAA
- a CDS encoding thioredoxin, putative (encoded by transcript BEWA_017570A), with protein MLVSRIASNLATRRCVTGFQRRFVVTVIDTADDYKSTISKNNVVVAKFSASWCKPCQKAKPIVEELSKEYSEVNFVDVDVDNLPQIADEEGVKTIPFFKIYKGGKFLDEVIGCDKTQLKDIISKHVAEK; from the exons ATGCTTGTAAGTAGGATCGCGTCCAATCTGGCAACCAGAAGGTGCGTAACGGGATTTCAGAGAAGATTCGTAGTAACTGTTATAGACACTGCAGATGACTATAAATCAACCATTTCAAAGAATAATGTAGTTGTAGCTAAATTTAGCGCGAGTTGGTGTAAACCGTGCCAGAAAGCAAAACCAATAGTAGAAGAGCTAAGCAAAGAGTACTCGGAAGTAAATTTTGTCGATGTAGACGTAGATAATCTACCACAAATTGCCGACGAAGAAGGTGTAAAAACGattccattctttaaaatttacaaagGTGGCAAATTTTTGGACGAAGTAATAG GTTGTGATAAAACCCAGCTTAAGGACATAATATCCAAACATGTTGCCGAAAAATAG
- a CDS encoding vacuolar ATP synthase subunit C, putative (encoded by transcript BEWA_017580A), with the protein MSECWLIACTTRDVNDREELYALLKKQLMKSNTVQDVGVFEIPMDLRFSAFDDLLLCADNLEKEDQLVENALKKARQLALDINPNMVFKINAGGRQWSVLHYLSKFTWDDRKFPKYVPLNENLKTLSQLVQKLVDDITLKAIAYSDLKHKKQLMNSNMETATIYRDLIYVITPDVVEDPNDFMETEHLTTVIVFVPFGAEEEFLRVYMSLATNIVPNCAKNINIKCKSYSLWRVIIFKSSVNTFVEGCKSNNFMAQQFTYSPERYNILLNEQSKLEADTQRHQALLSRIYDIAHSDIFTCWIHLKAMRIFCESVLRFGLPIRFACFYLFPLNSTKSNQIHKILTDMLPQYSNYAKSGKTLHVYKSVTFHVFLIHYSLGKGDHSNKDAGIQDDSYFPYVHFSLNVG; encoded by the coding sequence ATGTCCGAGTGTTGGCTAATAGCGTGTACAACTCGTGATGTTAACGATCGCGAAGAATTATACGCTTTACTAAAAAAACAGCTGATGAAAAGTAATACCGTTCAAGATGTAGGAGTTTTTGAGATACCAATGGATTTAAGATTTTCAGCATTTGATGATTTGTTGCTATGTGCAGacaatttggaaaaggagGATCAACTTGTAGAAAATGCCTTAAAAAAGGCACGCCAATTGGCCTTGGATATAAACCCGAATATggtatttaaaataaacGCTGGTGGTAGACAATGGTCAGTATTACACTATTTAAGCAAATTTACATGGGATGATCGCAAATTTCCTAAATATGTACCACTAAATGAAAACTTAAAGACTCTTTCACAGTTAGTCCAGAAACTTGTCGATGATATAACTCTAAAGGCTATTGCGTATTCGGATTTAAAACACAAGAAACAACTGATGAACTCAAATATGGAAACCGCAACTATATACAGAGATCTGATCTATGTAATAACTCCCGACGTTGTAGAAGATCCAAATGATTTTATGGAAACTGAGCACTTGACCACAGTTATAGTTTTCGTGCCTTTCGGAGCTGAGGAGGAATTCTTGAGGGTCTATATGTCCCTAGCAACTAACATCGTCCCTAACTGtgcaaaaaatataaatatcaAGTGCAAAAGTTACTCTCTATGGCGTGTTATAATCTTCAAATCCAGTGTGAATACATTTGTTGAGGGGTGTAAATCAAACAACTTTATGGCTCAGCAGTTTACTTATTCGCCTGAGCGCTATAATATTTTACTAAATGAGCAATCAAAACTTGAGGCTGATACACAACGACATCAAGCTCTACTATCTAGGATTTATGACATTGCACATTCTGACATTTTTACGTGCTGGATACACCTCAAGGCTATGAGAATATTCTGCGAAAGTGTACTACGGTTCGGGCTCCCTATAAGATTTGCCTGTTTTTATCTGTTTCCACTAAATTCCACGAAATCAAATCAGATCCATAAAATTTTGACGGATATGCTTCCGCAATACTCAAACTACGCCAAAAGTGGTAAGACTCTTCATGTGTATAAATCTGTGACATTTCATGTGTTCCTTATACACTATTCTTTAGGCAAAGGAGATCATTCAAATAAGGACGCAGGAATACAGGATGATTCGTACTTTCCATATGTCCACTTCAGCCTAAATGTAGGGTGA
- a CDS encoding hypothetical protein (encoded by transcript BEWA_017590A) codes for MNEDLCSRATLPKSCKHISFIHSKFISNVLQLTHPDVMNVDENQCYIPGCQNTEKSLLKTFIHMGHPPKRTYHSINYIGLGLFNGIDTSDWYTAYVPLNVWNFNDDIYHIKRSLIRIISHSKLWLDNHDSTNEDAEDICSSTQFVTQGDLAENIFKNPAKTANLPDNDKYIFATPSCMYASKSELASHIEFDGLDVKLQILVQVKVRPRSFIESSNTLQLNPSFDSCFPNDCIEWYVSNTDNIVPERLLFKILPKTSQPNDKQNVHTSEVSKVDKKVTLIAPLTNITKKLSSEPGFLELQNSYMYELTVDSLVFDTPFDKSSDLDDLNKYLLLKFKWTENHNKTIYYLKTLINNKNLEWNASLKVWKIPCLFLYEIVKFTLYLGLKVNEKVLYTLWNWIRDLNIKNVSSTFSVHTFTAWVKNYNVWSFQRIILTISNSGTVENVAGSSSTDPYLSINIIPYNKDLISLFKERNSVKPHYLWDQTNQYWRCNRLRDLIIDALTLFPNLREQNVNEQEILEEKGIFLSALKPDRFVGKRPVSNLQVKDNKRYKCDVEMNDEFETISKILITAAGENRHIPRLTDKINRITQTISPPESSISSNGKIIMGGAGTGGIEFVEVPRDVETWNQISFCVVPNEDEDGNIPVDQYDHNLLASLIGEVFIIKESAIDYLISNFKQWPSPHDTINYTKWTNVVTKNEPKCWGGLDFDGRQSLAQTRLFSEEDFYISGSNMNRDAMLCRLLIQLGNGKIVEDAKDAEYVIVTDNTTDEALELYRQVCVLLISGLGSLEIMMKTK; via the exons ATGAACGAAGATTTGTGTTCACGTGCAACGTTACCGAAATCTTGCAAACACATATCGTTTATACATTCGAAGTTCATTAGCAATGTTCTACAACTGACTCATCCAGATGTGATGAACGTTGATGAGAATCAATGTTACATACCTGGGTGCCAGAATACAGAGAAAAGCCTGCTTAAAACATTCATTCATATGGGACATCCTCCTAAAAGGACATATCATTCGATCAATTACATTGGATTAGGCTTATTTAATGGTATTGATACATCAGACTGGTACACTGCATATGTTCCATTGAATGTTTGGAATTTCAATGATGATATTTACCACATTAAGAGGTCACTGATAAGAATTATTTCTCATTCTAAGTTATGGTTAGACAATCATGATTCTACAAATGAAGATGCGGAAGACATATGCTCGTCTACACAATTTGTAACGCAGGGAGATTTAGCagaaaacatttttaaaaatccCGCAAAAACAGCAAACTTACCGGATAACGACAAATATATATTTGCGACTCCATCATGTATGTATGCTAGTAAATCTGAACTGGCATCACATATTGAATTCGATGGATTGGATGTTAAGCTACAGATCTTGGTTCAAGTAAAAGTCAGGCCTAGAAGTTTCATAGAATCGTCGAATACTTTACAGTTGAATCCAAGTTTTGATTCGTGTTTCCCCAACGACT GCATAGAGTGGTACGTCAGTAACACCGATAACATAGTGCCTGAGAGATTGCTCTTTAAAATTCTACCTAAAACATCGCAGCCCAATGACAAGCAGAATGTTCACACTTCTGAAGTTTCAAAAGTAGATAAAAAGGTAACTTTAATTGCTCCATTGACCAATATAACAAAAAAACTATCTTCTGAACCTGGATTTTTAGAGTTGCAGAATTCGTATATGTATGAATTAACAGTTGATTCTTTGGTCTTTGATACTCCCTTTGATAAGTCATCAGATTTAGATGATCTTAACAAATATCTTTTACTAAAGTTTAAATGGACGGAGAACCATAACAAAACTATATACTACTTGAAAACCTTAATAAATaacaagaatctggagTGGAATGCATCTTtaaaagtttggaaaaTACCATGTTTGTTTCTTTATGagattgtaaaatttacaCTTTATCTTGGTTTAAAGGttaatgaaaaggttttaTATACTCTTTGGAATTGGATAAGAGATTTAAATATCAAGAACGTATCAAGTACATTCAGTGTTCATACTTTCACGGCGTGGGTCAAGAATTATAATGTTTGGTCTTTTCAGCGTATCATACTGACAATTTCAAATTCTGGAACCGTCGAAAATGTGGCTGGCAGTTCCAGCACAGATCCATATCTAAGTATAAATATAATTCCTTACAATAAGGACCTAATTTCTTTGTTCAAAGAGCGTAATTCAGTGAAGCCACATTATTTATGGGATCAAACCAATCAATATTGGAGATGCAACAGGTTAAGAGATTTGATTATAGATGCTTTGACTTTATTTCCGAATTTGCGAGAGCAAAATGTTAATGAACAGGAGATTTTAGAAGAAAAGggaatatttttatctGCACTAAAACCTGATAGGTTTGTTGGCAAACGACCAGTATCAAATCTACAAGTAAAAGACAACAAGAGATACAAATGTGATGTAGAGATGAACGATGAATTTGAAACAATTAGTAAGATTTTAATTACTGCGGCTGGGGAAAATCGGCACATTCCACGGCTTACAGATAAGATCAATCGCATTACTCAGACAATTTCTCCTCCTGAATCGAGTATTTCATCTAATGGAAAGATTATAATGGGAGGTGCCGGAACTGGGGGTATTGAGTTCGTTGAGGTTCCTAGGGACGTAGAAACTTGGAACCAGATTTCATTCTGTGTAGTTCcaaatgaagatgaagatggaaatattCCAGTAGATCAATACGATCATAACTTACTAGCCAGTTTGATAGGAGAAGTTTTTATCATAAAGGAAAGCGCAATTGATTATTTAATCTCAAACTTTAAACAATGGCCAAGTCCACATGATACTATTAATTATACCAAGTGGACTAATGTTGTCACTAAGAATGAACCAAAATGTTGGGGAGGTCTAGATTTCGATGGGAGACAAAGCCTTGCTCAAACAAGACTATTTTCTGAAGAGGACTTTTATATTTCAGGAAGTAACATGAATCGTGATGCCATGCTGTGCAG ATTATTAATCCAACTGGGAAACGGGAAAATAGTTGAAGACGCAAAGGATGCTGAATATGTGATAGTTACCGACAACACTACTGATGAGGCTTTAGAACTTTATAGGCAAGTTTGCGTACTATTAATATCTGGTTTAGGAAGTTTGGAAATAATGATGAAGACAAAATAG
- a CDS encoding hypothetical protein (encoded by transcript BEWA_017600A) yields the protein MNIIISLYSMRESLSISRTCHKTEWRATHSAKGNKLRDNCHYFFVNGNKCNGIALRDDSCSPLGNAYQIQAVTPFNLIEYEDSLNKINEIDCTYGNRPLESEVYVPYDHLQEAAYEGSCALEVVLTQIKPTLKEKCELLYNKHKSFALDRGSTDMQSCNSNALRSIKCLLYWVTGKILTLVKVSRDRYDIQTGIPIEEANTEREKCNELVKHFVSDILSNWEGSTSSKAIKSETTKYPVYEDCKSPEEYARKTWSYFNAKIFKDALPDFWELEFKWYDIFSDKPRSKYVSGELFDYSDVNLLGFPSILYPKELGTYKSAFGNIIFRSMVKFFCDLYSNKLENLDHCKVVIDAFKFVESEQASNDGINFTVIQKPFEVLVNYDPSTIAAYNAINSHINYDMNDKRALVLDVTHVPYIKNPIDFDNICKVLVDTDKKSILELYNESFDILMLKQPENIQRYRNIWKEEQKGNITIPLMELKRALIFGDLDEFGNIISYGMNDLLKLKPVQLNFVQNSIVTLCVDFLNNLRSLAAYESNYMFIDTNSPVSKSLERMNNSIVNCVACILKVYEKCVANNGLFPLGNTFLGTSPLESLIPFDVYTAENVSTIEDYVSTYAKEISTMKGDNQEIKFPEEYINDAVSPDNVLALKFLVNYYNFNLFGGRLPIDISIKFKCESNSYLSSNDASPSILRIPTIYLHPLIKENKVLISRLILDECFKIFLYWTNKFKFDEIGTQTTLEDILEGNLEERLLVHIYNRIERSNSWPFHFDNLQLEMNHKISTPESNRFMDSESDNLNKIFRELFHKDVDITKELTKLVERDDPSNLWEKNIVPMRHFITALECGDYDLSYALIANPSSISNVSRLSISDINRLENLFKDVSKSYLRKSYLSWDYATHKKKIITYFENLKIIECACDELREEAVKHALISAPDLIMGVSDVTSQLAYSLSHKEDIDATVNCSVKELENIYLEYEKQNKKYSEENGNNLTGSEPFHVLSEDERATLAQLLYKSYNEHLFGNSLPKTPKIEFVDYIDDLSLLKIDYFSVDGFKILINDVINEIKFLCLHILIQMIHINYFSTRHCVEVDSLKTLNFPFKSAFNAAHQNKTKFLKGKLLPIAREKRLKAKNSKGDHNEEFIKLVQESVNYKIKSKEDIFLMEVDEFVDEILVGREKIHKKNKLCNPLEEYHTLKVFATHFMSSKYVTYDTSVENYDESVLKTFHPTAMKDVWIRNKFEIIRNILSKKGINIPNDESSDHMWYNHLDKKQQELFVEYVTNKSVGGEGLFLILTKSGACDKKGAFEILKKIFISEASEEIVREHANPTSTGLYPEKDNNTNDLVDNTDVLGENEFSKEISCILGSADPKIAECATILSEKLVKEDFIEARNIINASQSPSYLIEVVTKLIETIKKYNMIDKRTYDNMLTFLS from the exons ATGAATATAATAATCAGCCTTTACTCCATGAGAG AATCTCTCAGTATATCAAGAACGTGCCATAAAACAGAATGGCGTGCTACACATAGTGCAAAAGGTAACAAACTCAGGGACAACTGTCACTATTTTTTTGTTAATGGAAATAAATGCAACGGAATTGCGCTTCGTGACGACAGTTGCTCTCCTCTGGGTAACGCTTATCAGATACAGGCTGTTACTCCGTTCAATCTCATTGAATATGAAGATTCTTTGAATAAGATAAATGAGATAGACTGCACTTATGGGAATAGACCGTTGGAATCGGAGGTTTACGTGCCATATGACCATTTACAAGAAGCCGCCTATGAAGGAAGCTGCGCACTGGAAGTGGTCCTAACACAGATTAAGCCAACCCTCAAAGAAAAATGTGAACTTCTGTACAATAAACACAAATCATTCGCACTTGATAGAGGTTCAACTGATATGCAAAGTTGTAACTCCAATGCCCTAAGGTCTATTAAATGTTTATTATACTGGGTCACTGGGAAAATATTAACACTTGTAAAGGTCTCTAGGGATAGGTACGATATACAG ACTGGAATCCCTATAGAAGAGGCAAACACTGAAAGAGAAAAATGTAATGAACTAGTGAAACACTTTGTATCTGATATATTATCAAACTGGGAAGGTTCCACCAGTTCGAAAGCAATAAAATCAGAAACTACCAAGTATCCAGTTTATGAAGATTGTAAATCACCAGAAGAATATGCACGTAAAACTTGGTCTTATTTCAATGctaaaatttttaaagatgCACTACCAGACTTTTGGGAACTTGAATTTAAGTGGTATGATATATTCAGTGATAAGCCAAGAAGCAAGTATGTATCTGGAGAATTATTCGATTATTCAGATGTGAATCTTCTAGGCTTCCCTTCCATTTTATATCCGAAAGAATTAGGAACCTATAAATCTGCGTTTGGAAATATAATTTTTCGTTCAATGGTAAAGTttttttgtgatttatACTCAAATAAATTGGAAAACCTTGATCATTGTAAAGTTGTCATCGATGCATTtaaatttgtggaatcaGAGCAAGCTTCGAACGATGGAATAAATTTTACTGTAATACAAAAACCATTTGAGGTACTTGTAAATTATGATCCAAGCACTATAGCTGCATATAACGCAATTAATAGTCATATTAATTACGATATGAATGATAAAAGGGCACTTGTTTTAGATGTAACTCATGTACCATATATTAAAAACCCAATAGATTTTGATAATATCTGCAAAGTATTGGTTGATACGGATAAAAAGAGCATTCTAGAGTTGTACAATGAATCTTTCGATATTTTAATGCTTAAACAGCCTGAAAATATTCAAAGATATAGAAACATATGGAAAGAGGAACAAAAGGGTAATATCACAATACCTTTGATGGAACTAAAGAGGGCTCTAATATTTGGGGATTTGGACgaatttggaaatattatatcctatggaatgaatgatctattaaaattaaaaccTGTTCAGCtaaattttgttcaaaaTTCTATAGTTACTCTTTGTGTTGATTTCCTAAATAATCTTAGATCATTAGCGGCCTATGAATCTAATTACATGTTTATAGATACAAATTCGCCAGTCTCTAAAAGTTTAGAACGGATGAATAATTCTATAGTTAACTGTGTCGCTTGTATTTTGAAAGTatatgaaaaatgtgtagcgAATAACGGTTTATTTCCACTTGGAAACACATTCTTGGGGACAAGTCCACTGGAAAGTTTGATACCTTTTGATGTATACACTGCAGAGAATGTGTCAACGATAGAGGACTACGTAAGTACTTACGCAAAAGAGATATCCACCATGAAAGGGGATAATCAAGAAATTAAATTCCCAGAAGAATATATTAACGATGCTGTATCCCCTGATAATGTATtagcattaaaatttttggtaaACTACTATAACTTTAATTTATTTGGTGGAAGGCTTCCTATTGATATAAGCATTAAATTCAAATGTGAAAGTAACAGTTATTTATCGTCTAACGATGCGTCTCCTTCTATTTTGAGAATTCCAACTATATATTTACATCCTCTTATCAAGGAAAATAAAGTCTTAATATCTAGATTAATTCTCGATGAgtgttttaaaatattcttaTACTGGACAAATAAGTttaaatttgatgaaattgGTACGCAAACAACACTAGAAGATATTTTAGAAGGTAATTTAGAGGAAAGACTTTTGGTGCACATATACAACCGTATAGAAAGATCTAATTCCTGGCCATTTCACTTCGACAACCTTCAGTTAGAAATGAACCATAAAATTTCTACACCGGAAAGTAATAGGTTTATGGATTCTGAAAGTGACAATCtaaataaaatatttagagAACTGTTTCACAAAGATGTAGACATCACAAAAGAATTAACTAAATTGGTAGAAAGAGATGATCCCTCAAATCTATGGGAAAAAAATATTGTACCAATGCGTCACTTCATCACAGCATTAGAATGTGGAGATTATGACCTGTCTTATGCATTAATTGCTAATCCAAGTTCAATATCAAATGTTTCTCGACTTTCAATTAGCGATATAAACAGACTTGAGAATCTATTTAAAGATGTTTCAAAATCATACTTGCGCAAGAGTTATTTAAGTTGGGACTATGCTACTCATAAAAAGAAAATTATAacatattttgaaaatctTAAGATTATTGAATGCGCATGTGATGAACTGAGGGAAGAAGCTGTAAAGCATGCGTTAATATCTGCACCGGACCTTATTATGGGAGTATCAGACGTAACAAGCCAACTAGCATACTCCCTTTCACATAAGGAAGACATAGATGCAACGGTTAACTGTTCTGTCAAAGAGTTGGAAAATatatatttggaatatgaaaaacaaaacaaaaaatattcagaAGAAAATGGAAACAATTTGACGGGATCAGAACCTTTCCATGTTCTATCAGAAGATGAAAGAGCTACACTCGCACAACTTCTCTATAAGTCATATAACGAGCATCTTTTTGGGAACTCGTTACCTAAAACTCCAAAAATTGAGTTTGTAGATTATATAGACGATCTTTCGCTCCTAAAAATAGATTATTTTAGCGTTGATGGATTTAAGATACTTATTAACGATGTTATAAACGAAATTAAATTCTTGTGCTTACACATTCTGATACAGATGATACACATAAACTACTTCTCTACGAGGCATTGTGTAGAGGTAGACTCTCTTAAAACTCTCAATTTCCCATTTAAAAGTGCGTTCAACGCTGCTCATCAAAACAAGACTAAATTTCTAAAAGGTAAACTGCTTCCCATAGCAAGGGAAAAACGTTTAAAGGCTAAAAATTCCAAGGGTGATCATAACGAAGAATTCATTAAACTAGTACAGGAAAGTGTAAATTATAAAATTAAGTCTAAAGAGGACATATTTTTGATGGAGGTTGACGAATTTGTAGATGAGATTCTAGTTGGTAGAGAAAAAATACATAAGAAGAATAAGTTGTGCAATCCATTGGAAGAATATCACACTCTAAAAGTGTTTGCTACACACTTTATGAGCTCTAAATATGTCACATATGATACGAGTGTCGAAAATTACGATGAAAGTGTACTAAAAACATTCCATCCCACGGCAATGAAAGATGTCTGGATTAGAAACAAGTTTGAGATTATTAGAAATATTCTCAGTAAAAAAGGCATAAACATACCAAATGATGAATCTAGTGATCATATGTGGTATAATCATTTGGATAAAAAACAACAGGAGCTGTTTGTTGAATATGTTACAAACAAATCGGTTGGTGGTGAAGGCTTGTTCTTaattttgacaaaaagTGGAGCTTGTGATAAGAAGGGAGCTTTTGAAATTCttaaaaaaatatttatttCTGAGGCTTCTGAGGAAATTGTACGAGAACATGCAAATCCTACATCTACTGGCCTTTATCCTGAAAAAGATAATAATACAAATGACCTAGTAGATAATACGGATGTATTAGGTGAAAATGAATTCTCAAAGGAAATTTCATGTATATTAGGTTCTGCGGACCCAAAAATAGCTGAATGTGCCACAATTCTTTCGGAAAAACTGGTAAAAGAGGACTTTATAGAGGCACGCAATATAATAAACGCATCGCAATCTCCTTCATATCTTATTGAGGTGGTCACCAAACTCATAGAAACGATAAAAAAATATAACATGATAGATAAAAGAACGTATGATAATATGTTGACGTTTTTATCCTAA